Proteins encoded by one window of Planktothrix tepida PCC 9214:
- a CDS encoding diacylglycerol/polyprenol kinase family protein — MPSLTEIPSLGFQITLVAVWLGLILVIAEGLNRVFSVNAEVSRKIVHIGTGNVILLAWWLNIPAWVGIAASVISGIIAIISYQTPILPSINSVGRNSLGTFFYAISIGVLIGWFWTIQQPQYAALGILIMAWGDGLAAVIGQQWGKHQYCFLGSSKSWEGSLTMLFVSFIISLTILLVIQGNDQPTWIISIVVALVATTLESFSKYGIDNLTVPFGSASLAFFLNQIL, encoded by the coding sequence ATGCCGAGTTTAACTGAAATTCCTTCTTTAGGATTCCAAATCACGTTAGTTGCGGTTTGGTTAGGTTTAATCTTAGTAATAGCAGAAGGACTCAACCGCGTTTTTTCAGTAAATGCTGAAGTCTCCCGAAAAATTGTGCATATCGGAACTGGAAATGTGATATTATTAGCTTGGTGGTTAAATATTCCCGCATGGGTGGGAATTGCAGCCAGTGTAATTTCAGGGATCATTGCTATTATTTCCTATCAAACTCCAATTCTTCCCAGTATTAATAGTGTGGGACGCAACAGTTTAGGAACGTTTTTCTATGCCATTAGTATTGGGGTTTTAATCGGTTGGTTTTGGACAATTCAACAACCTCAATATGCTGCTTTAGGGATTTTAATCATGGCTTGGGGGGATGGTTTAGCCGCCGTGATTGGTCAACAATGGGGTAAACATCAATATTGTTTTTTAGGAAGTTCCAAAAGTTGGGAAGGTTCCCTAACCATGCTATTCGTTAGTTTTATTATTTCCCTTACCATTTTATTAGTTATTCAGGGCAATGATCAACCAACTTGGATAATTTCAATAGTTGTAGCCCTTGTAGCAACGACGTTAGAAAGCTTTTCAAAATATGGGATTGATAATCTTACTGTTCCATTTGGAAGTGCGTCCTTAGCTTTTTTTCTCAATCAAATCCTCTAA
- a CDS encoding type II toxin-antitoxin system HigB family toxin, whose product MSSKAEWQNLIDVQQTYPKAEAVGSFTVFNIKGNRYRLIVDLVYDSQRIYIKYVLTHAEYDKDEWKNDPYF is encoded by the coding sequence GTGTCAAGTAAAGCTGAATGGCAGAACCTAATTGATGTTCAGCAGACTTATCCAAAAGCTGAAGCAGTTGGAAGTTTTACAGTATTTAATATTAAGGGAAATCGATATCGGCTGATAGTTGATTTGGTTTACGATTCTCAAAGGATCTACATCAAATATGTTTTGACTCACGCTGAGTATGATAAGGATGAGTGGAAAAATGATCCGTACTTTTGA
- a CDS encoding helix-turn-helix domain-containing protein, whose protein sequence is MIRTFDAKSYTDLLVRYQPKPIATEAENDAAIALACELEHSPDRTPEEDIFLELLITLIEKFESENYSIPPENSASMLRHLMDARNLDKSDLIPVLGTEKKVEEIMGNRRVFEIDEARKIADFFQVDISLFLESRSQSI, encoded by the coding sequence ATGATCCGTACTTTTGATGCAAAATCTTATACAGATTTACTTGTTCGATATCAACCAAAACCGATCGCAACTGAAGCAGAAAACGATGCAGCGATCGCTCTGGCTTGCGAACTAGAACACAGCCCCGATAGAACGCCGGAAGAAGATATATTTCTGGAGCTTTTGATAACGTTAATTGAAAAATTTGAATCTGAAAATTATTCCATTCCCCCAGAAAATTCTGCCTCAATGTTGCGACACTTAATGGATGCGAGAAATTTAGATAAATCTGACTTAATTCCAGTTTTGGGAACCGAAAAAAAGGTTGAGGAAATTATGGGTAATCGCCGGGTGTTTGAAATAGATGAAGCCAGAAAAATTGCCGACTTTTTCCAAGTCGATATTAGTTTATTTCTCGAATCGCGATCGCAGTCTATCTAA